A single Pirellulaceae bacterium DNA region contains:
- a CDS encoding glycosyltransferase — protein MSESQHPVAPRVLVLLCTYDEIANLPMMVSQLHQALPQADILVVDDNSPDGTGRWVQQQMATDRQLFLLSRSGKLGLGSATRVGIQWGLEHEYDYLINLDADQSHRPSDAPALLMACRGLQGGVSVGSRYLPGGGFIGVAWHRRWMSRQINRYAGSRLKLPLTDCSGSFRCYSAAALRQVNLQQLTCNGYGFLEEILVALHRSGCPLAQVPILFQPRTAGRSKLSLQDAWGAIQVIRRLAQR, from the coding sequence ATGAGCGAGTCGCAACATCCGGTGGCCCCGCGCGTCCTAGTATTGCTGTGTACTTACGATGAGATTGCCAATCTGCCAATGATGGTCAGCCAATTGCATCAGGCTTTGCCACAGGCGGACATCCTGGTAGTCGACGACAACTCGCCCGATGGAACAGGTCGCTGGGTTCAGCAACAGATGGCCACCGACCGGCAGTTGTTCTTGCTCAGCCGGTCTGGCAAGCTCGGATTAGGTTCGGCGACGCGAGTTGGCATCCAGTGGGGACTGGAACACGAATACGACTACTTGATCAACCTCGACGCCGATCAGAGTCATCGTCCTAGCGATGCGCCCGCGCTGTTGATGGCTTGCCGAGGATTGCAGGGTGGCGTCTCGGTGGGCTCGCGCTATTTGCCGGGCGGCGGATTCATCGGCGTGGCCTGGCATCGCCGCTGGATGAGCCGTCAGATTAACCGCTACGCGGGCAGCAGACTCAAGCTGCCCCTGACCGATTGCAGCGGATCGTTTCGCTGTTATAGCGCTGCAGCATTACGTCAGGTAAACCTGCAGCAGCTGACCTGCAACGGTTACGGATTCCTGGAAGAGATTTTAGTGGCACTGCATCGCTCAGGCTGCCCATTGGCTCAAGTCCCCATTCTGTTTCAGCCGCGCACTGCCGGGCGCAGTAAACTAAGCCTGCAAGATGCTTGGGGTGCAATCCAAGTGATCCGCAGACTAGCCCAGCGGTAG
- a CDS encoding Dabb family protein, with protein MRFLSQPRNLLTIIALVGALGSVPLLYSRIAQANQPEERLTGLNSDDEKLEGAKVSQQKSLLRHVVLFQFKADATSEEVARLVNAFGELPKKIEVIVDYEYGTNNSPEELNADLSHCFLLTFRSEKDRDTYLKHPAHQAFVDVVLPRLQKAVVVDYWAQR; from the coding sequence ATGCGTTTTTTAAGCCAGCCTAGAAATTTACTTACAATCATTGCCCTGGTCGGTGCACTCGGCAGTGTGCCTTTGCTGTATTCCAGAATTGCCCAGGCGAACCAGCCTGAGGAGCGCTTAACAGGTCTGAATTCCGATGATGAGAAACTCGAAGGTGCCAAAGTGAGCCAGCAAAAATCGCTACTGCGACATGTCGTCCTGTTTCAGTTCAAAGCCGACGCAACCTCCGAAGAGGTAGCGCGCTTGGTCAACGCATTCGGAGAGCTGCCGAAGAAGATTGAGGTTATTGTTGACTACGAATACGGGACCAACAATAGCCCCGAGGAATTGAACGCAGACTTGTCGCACTGCTTTTTGCTTACTTTTCGCAGCGAGAAAGATCGCGATACATACTTGAAGCATCCGGCCCATCAAGCCTTCGTAGATGTGGTTCTACCGCGTTTGCAGAAGGCCGTTGTGGTAGATTATTGGGCGCAGCGTTAG
- a CDS encoding CPBP family intramembrane metalloprotease, translating into MRQTPEITPEMLQQHPSLLLYMMFIGLLVFTILISSLASWAWLLYRQSHGQPWIPRRLGWQPSCWSLFDVLLIAGFVVLLQLGPASWALRAMGIGSQGQMSLEAMAVGGAASLMGVFLGVAWIIARYRRSIEHVGLGAIPVSLLALSMAAGLAMLPLVYLMMTAISLMSQSEYSHPLIESAQASGSLTGFLLAFFAAVVAAPLTEEFLFRGMLQGWLQSIPFKSLLTNVLGVTPQSQAMPPSVIEPPLADASAGHATAFPSEMTEVVAKVEAVPAVWPAVVTGILFGLAHISYGMSFVPLSVLGIFLGLVYRQTQSLWPCVLIHMLLNSISMLMLGLIIFVTQIAG; encoded by the coding sequence ATGCGACAGACGCCTGAGATCACCCCAGAGATGCTTCAGCAACATCCGAGCTTGTTGCTGTACATGATGTTTATCGGCCTCCTGGTCTTCACAATCTTGATTAGCAGCTTGGCAAGTTGGGCCTGGCTGCTTTACCGCCAGTCCCATGGTCAGCCTTGGATTCCACGGCGTCTTGGCTGGCAGCCCAGTTGTTGGTCGCTCTTCGATGTGCTGCTGATCGCTGGCTTTGTTGTGTTGTTGCAATTAGGTCCAGCCAGTTGGGCGCTGCGAGCCATGGGTATCGGCAGCCAAGGCCAAATGTCTCTGGAAGCCATGGCGGTCGGAGGGGCAGCTAGTCTGATGGGCGTATTCTTGGGAGTCGCCTGGATTATCGCCCGCTATCGGCGAAGTATCGAACATGTGGGCTTGGGGGCGATTCCCGTTTCGCTGCTGGCACTTAGTATGGCAGCTGGCCTAGCCATGTTGCCGCTGGTCTATCTGATGATGACCGCCATTTCGCTAATGTCACAATCCGAATATAGTCATCCGCTGATTGAGTCCGCTCAAGCATCTGGATCGCTAACCGGGTTTCTATTGGCTTTCTTCGCCGCCGTTGTCGCCGCACCACTAACCGAGGAATTTTTGTTTCGGGGGATGTTACAAGGTTGGCTACAGTCGATTCCGTTCAAAAGTCTTCTAACCAATGTGCTCGGTGTCACTCCACAATCACAAGCGATGCCTCCATCGGTCATTGAACCACCCCTGGCAGATGCTAGTGCCGGCCATGCGACTGCTTTCCCAAGTGAAATGACGGAAGTCGTAGCTAAAGTCGAAGCTGTTCCCGCAGTTTGGCCAGCGGTGGTGACTGGCATTTTATTTGGGCTGGCACATATCTCTTACGGCATGAGTTTTGTGCCGCTGTCGGTACTAGGTATTTTTTTGGGGCTGGTCTATCGCCAAACGCAATCACTTTGGCCCTGCGTATTGATTCACATGTTGCTGAATTCGATTAGCATGTTGATGTTGGGCCTGATCATTTTTGTCACTCAAATCGCTGGCTAG
- the pgsA gene encoding CDP-diacylglycerol--glycerol-3-phosphate 3-phosphatidyltransferase, with product MANSTDATGDPNRIWNVPNLLSMARLLLSLFVGLLIEWQYYLVAAILFLIAATTDFVDGWWARRYGQVTKLGRILDPFVDKIIVTAALVALVGQIGSGVAAWMVTVIVGRELLVTSLRAMVEGRGGDFSAVWMGKWKMGLQCAAIVASLLKLAYGSQFAWLGSISSVLLWSALLLTVASGIDYVARAISLSRSP from the coding sequence ATGGCAAATTCGACCGATGCGACCGGCGATCCCAATCGTATTTGGAATGTGCCTAACCTATTGTCGATGGCGCGCTTGCTGCTGTCACTTTTCGTGGGCTTGTTGATCGAGTGGCAGTATTATCTGGTGGCTGCCATTCTGTTTTTGATTGCGGCGACTACCGATTTTGTCGACGGCTGGTGGGCTCGTCGATACGGACAAGTCACCAAACTTGGCAGGATCCTTGACCCATTCGTTGACAAGATCATTGTGACAGCAGCTCTGGTGGCCCTGGTCGGCCAGATCGGTAGCGGGGTGGCCGCTTGGATGGTTACGGTGATCGTGGGGCGCGAGCTGCTGGTGACCAGCTTGCGGGCGATGGTGGAAGGACGTGGCGGCGACTTTTCCGCAGTCTGGATGGGGAAATGGAAAATGGGACTTCAGTGCGCGGCCATCGTAGCCAGCTTGCTAAAGTTAGCTTATGGTAGCCAGTTTGCATGGCTAGGTTCGATCAGCAGTGTGCTACTATGGAGCGCTTTGCTGCTGACGGTTGCTAGCGGTATCGACTATGTAGCTCGCGCCATTTCATTAAGTCGTTCGCCGTAG
- a CDS encoding DUF3488 domain-containing protein, producing the protein MEPQRVQRIRRYLTQRFSVIAILTSVLVANGGSGSLFLPVLVVLVTVSAYVLVDWLGVVHLGRTGSFVGMALATLVAMATLVVSVYRDFQSVQLLAVASLLIYPQCVLFYQKKSLRVYEQLSIFLLLQMIVAALINDNYIYGLLMVPILCLWVSALLLFARYAALVDASPDIDQPVPLLYQLIYERFAASLRAQPPKPIAASIAQVQPNLLTVHRKQTGWTTGTMALGALAFGGAVFYLLPRTQYNEIVSFQVREVGIADQVTVGKFGSILSDPTPVMRVQFSNADGTTYPVFYPPYLRVGVVGQYSPPRNAYDPGVWVSQRSPNGSEPPPPASSNPLRDLVQVEVQFKKGIRRHLVSVPPVTDFPAKLEYRHDELAFATLVQYELHQSNLQSYHFVTAGFADHRQLGIFADYDERSRLDATGGLPPMPAADRMRMEILRSLKIQPTDRYAAAKAFEEHLKHSGEYRYSLDMQPPFDPDIDPIEDFLVNQKAGLCQNYAAGLVTWLRQTDIPSRIVIGYLPVDFNRMGQHFIVKQSDAHAWVEARFARHELLGTNLEPLLDDAPYYWVQLDATPPGDHPERMIVQNRRSLEFAEKIWDNYVASSQMLKQSGLYENVSGSGKEMASWLMSEWQLLNGTISGSLFRNRTIGFQWQLAVGVFVLGVAALGLWQLLIWLPRLAPGLSRRFGLRQRATNSIQLTFFARYVDLLESLRLYRHPWETIEDYTNRARGQLDHPTGPSASEVDRAVKFLTDWYYALRFGDRRDLSANARQQLEQHLQVVQRAVRAGKS; encoded by the coding sequence ATGGAACCCCAGCGTGTCCAACGAATCCGCCGCTACTTAACGCAGCGGTTTTCTGTCATTGCTATTTTGACCTCGGTGTTAGTGGCCAATGGCGGAAGTGGTAGTCTATTTTTGCCAGTTCTGGTCGTACTGGTCACTGTGTCCGCCTATGTACTGGTGGACTGGCTGGGCGTCGTACACTTGGGTCGAACCGGCAGTTTTGTCGGCATGGCCTTGGCTACTTTGGTAGCAATGGCAACCTTGGTGGTCAGTGTCTATCGCGACTTTCAGTCGGTACAGTTGCTGGCGGTAGCCAGTCTGCTGATCTACCCCCAGTGTGTCTTGTTCTATCAGAAGAAGAGCCTGCGGGTTTACGAGCAATTGTCGATCTTCCTATTGTTGCAGATGATCGTCGCTGCGCTGATCAACGACAACTACATCTATGGCCTCCTGATGGTGCCGATATTGTGTCTGTGGGTCTCGGCACTTTTGCTGTTTGCGCGATACGCAGCGCTGGTAGATGCGTCGCCGGACATCGACCAGCCGGTGCCGCTGCTTTACCAGTTAATCTATGAACGATTTGCGGCTTCGTTGCGCGCGCAACCGCCGAAGCCGATAGCAGCCAGCATTGCTCAAGTTCAACCCAATCTGTTGACCGTTCACCGAAAGCAGACCGGCTGGACGACGGGAACTATGGCACTGGGTGCACTAGCATTCGGTGGCGCAGTATTTTATTTGCTACCGCGCACGCAGTACAACGAGATCGTCAGCTTTCAGGTACGCGAAGTTGGAATTGCCGATCAGGTTACCGTCGGCAAATTTGGCAGCATCCTGTCCGATCCCACTCCGGTAATGCGGGTGCAATTCAGTAATGCAGATGGGACAACCTATCCAGTGTTTTACCCGCCCTATCTGCGAGTGGGAGTCGTGGGGCAATACAGTCCACCACGAAATGCGTACGACCCCGGAGTGTGGGTATCTCAGCGCAGTCCCAACGGCTCGGAGCCGCCACCTCCAGCAAGTTCCAATCCGCTACGCGATTTGGTGCAAGTCGAGGTGCAATTCAAGAAAGGCATACGCCGCCATCTGGTAAGCGTGCCGCCGGTAACAGACTTTCCGGCGAAATTAGAATATCGACATGACGAATTGGCGTTTGCCACACTGGTGCAGTATGAACTGCATCAATCCAACCTCCAGTCGTACCATTTTGTTACGGCTGGCTTTGCCGATCATCGGCAACTGGGGATATTTGCGGACTACGATGAGAGGAGTCGTCTGGATGCGACGGGTGGTCTACCACCAATGCCGGCAGCCGATCGAATGCGCATGGAGATTTTGCGCAGCCTTAAAATTCAGCCGACAGACCGTTATGCCGCAGCAAAAGCCTTCGAGGAACATCTGAAACACTCCGGCGAGTACCGTTACTCGCTCGATATGCAGCCGCCATTTGACCCGGACATCGATCCGATCGAAGACTTTCTGGTAAATCAGAAAGCTGGACTGTGCCAGAACTATGCAGCCGGACTTGTAACATGGCTACGTCAAACCGACATTCCATCGCGTATTGTGATTGGCTACTTGCCGGTCGACTTCAATCGGATGGGCCAACATTTTATCGTTAAGCAGTCCGACGCGCACGCATGGGTCGAGGCCCGATTTGCCCGTCACGAATTGCTGGGCACAAATCTTGAACCGCTTTTAGACGACGCGCCGTACTATTGGGTGCAGTTGGATGCCACACCTCCAGGTGATCACCCAGAACGAATGATTGTCCAGAATCGCCGTTCGCTGGAGTTCGCTGAAAAAATATGGGATAACTATGTTGCCAGCTCTCAGATGCTCAAGCAAAGTGGGCTGTACGAGAACGTCTCGGGCAGTGGCAAGGAAATGGCCAGCTGGCTGATGTCTGAATGGCAACTTCTAAATGGAACAATCAGCGGCAGCCTATTTCGAAATCGGACTATTGGATTTCAATGGCAGTTGGCGGTTGGGGTTTTTGTGTTGGGCGTAGCTGCATTAGGCCTCTGGCAGTTACTTATCTGGCTTCCACGACTGGCACCCGGGCTCTCGCGACGATTCGGACTACGACAGCGCGCCACCAATTCCATCCAACTGACCTTCTTTGCACGCTACGTAGATTTACTGGAGTCATTGAGATTATATCGGCATCCATGGGAGACCATCGAAGATTACACGAATCGCGCTCGCGGCCAGCTTGACCATCCGACTGGCCCTAGCGCGTCCGAAGTGGATCGTGCCGTAAAATTCCTGACGGACTGGTATTACGCTTTACGTTTTGGCGATCGGCGTGACCTGTCCGCTAATGCGAGACAGCAACTTGAGCAGCACTTACAAGTCGTCCAGAGAGCTGTCAGAGCTGGTAAGTCCTGA
- the leuS gene encoding leucine--tRNA ligase — MPRYNPAEIEPKWQRFWETNQTFRTPELPSAEKLYVLDMFPYPSGAGLHVGHPEGYTATDIVCRFSRMRGKSVLHPMGFDAFGLPAEEHAIKTNTPPRVSTERNIAEFTRQLKMLGFSYDWDRVLATTDVQYFRWTQWIFLVLFDTWFDPVSNKGRPIAELRIPDDVQQQGQDAINRYRDRYRLAYQDDALVNWCPALGTVLANEEVIDGRSERGGHPVQRIPLRQWMLRITAYAQRLLADLDGLDWSPGIKKLQSDWIGRSVGAEVDFCLGTQAEFAIWQRQRRQEGFPEEPGERCLRVYTTRPDTLFGATYVVLAPEHPLVPQLTTEAQRDAVNQYRQAASFKSDRERTESDAKKKTGVFTGAYAINPVNGNAIPIWIADYVLASYGTGAIMAVPAHDERDFEFAQTFQLPIVAVVQPIRDGGVDIQSVLAGQACYAAAGTAMNSPGYDGLATEQFKQQITADLTLAGTGRQAVNYKLRDWLFSRQRFWGEPFPILHELDSAGQPTGSIRALDASELPLDLPPLDDYKPHGKPEPPLGKAPASWLYVERDGKRYRRETNTMPQWAGSCWYYLRFIDPRNDHALCDPQKEQAWMPVDLYVGGAEHAVLHLLYARFWHKVLFDRGYVSTPEPFRKLVNQGMILGEVEYTAYQVDGRWIQPNQVRRDDQTGELRCAQSGGLVRSVQLQESQVTKQGDGFVLAEQTDIRVESRAHKMSKSRGNVVNPDEIVREYGADSLRLYEMFMGPLESTKPWSMAGVSGVRNFLDRVWRMFVDQRRESVELSENIQDLSATDQQNQVLHKTIAAVTQDIESMSFNTAIARLMEFVNFFTKEQLRPRAAMCEFTKLLSPFAPHLAEELWQLLGHQPSLAYEPWPQFNPQWTRAAEVEIPLQINGKLRARITVPSECSQTELEKLAMEDPRIQELVSGKQIVKVVVVPGRLVNVVVR, encoded by the coding sequence ATGCCGCGATACAATCCCGCCGAAATTGAACCCAAATGGCAACGATTTTGGGAAACCAACCAAACTTTTCGTACTCCAGAGCTGCCTAGCGCTGAGAAACTGTACGTTTTGGATATGTTTCCCTATCCCAGTGGAGCCGGACTGCATGTGGGGCATCCCGAGGGCTACACGGCCACCGATATCGTCTGTCGCTTCAGCCGTATGCGGGGCAAGAGTGTGCTGCATCCAATGGGATTCGACGCTTTTGGACTACCTGCGGAAGAACATGCAATCAAAACAAATACTCCGCCCCGAGTGTCGACAGAACGTAATATCGCTGAGTTTACACGCCAGTTAAAAATGTTAGGTTTCAGTTATGACTGGGATCGTGTCCTGGCGACCACGGATGTGCAGTACTTCCGCTGGACACAGTGGATATTTCTGGTGCTGTTCGATACCTGGTTTGATCCTGTGTCGAACAAGGGCAGGCCGATCGCCGAGTTGCGTATACCTGACGACGTACAGCAGCAGGGGCAGGATGCAATAAACCGATATCGCGATCGCTATCGACTGGCATATCAGGATGACGCACTAGTCAATTGGTGCCCGGCGCTGGGAACGGTGTTGGCGAACGAAGAGGTGATTGATGGACGTAGCGAGCGCGGTGGGCATCCCGTTCAGCGCATACCGCTGCGACAATGGATGCTGCGAATCACTGCCTACGCCCAGCGATTATTGGCTGACCTAGATGGTTTGGATTGGTCGCCTGGCATCAAAAAGCTGCAAAGTGATTGGATCGGTCGCAGCGTCGGTGCCGAAGTCGATTTCTGCTTGGGTACTCAGGCGGAGTTTGCAATTTGGCAACGCCAGCGTAGGCAGGAGGGGTTTCCTGAGGAACCCGGCGAGCGCTGTCTGCGTGTTTACACGACGCGTCCAGATACGCTGTTCGGAGCCACCTACGTCGTCTTGGCCCCAGAGCATCCACTGGTCCCCCAGCTAACCACGGAAGCTCAGCGCGATGCGGTCAACCAATACCGCCAAGCAGCATCCTTCAAGAGTGATCGCGAGCGCACCGAGAGTGATGCCAAAAAGAAAACCGGTGTTTTCACCGGCGCTTATGCGATCAATCCAGTCAATGGAAATGCCATTCCGATCTGGATCGCCGACTATGTCTTAGCCAGCTACGGAACCGGCGCGATCATGGCCGTGCCTGCGCATGATGAGCGTGACTTTGAGTTTGCTCAAACTTTCCAACTTCCGATTGTTGCCGTGGTTCAGCCAATCAGGGATGGTGGCGTGGACATCCAATCTGTACTGGCAGGGCAAGCTTGTTACGCTGCAGCTGGAACCGCCATGAACTCGCCAGGCTACGATGGCTTGGCGACCGAGCAGTTTAAGCAGCAGATCACCGCCGATCTAACCCTGGCCGGAACCGGGCGGCAAGCGGTTAACTACAAGCTACGCGATTGGCTGTTTAGCCGCCAAAGGTTCTGGGGAGAACCTTTTCCCATCTTGCACGAACTGGATTCGGCAGGCCAGCCCACAGGATCTATTCGCGCCTTGGACGCTTCCGAGCTGCCGCTAGATCTGCCACCGCTGGATGACTATAAACCGCACGGCAAGCCGGAGCCACCACTCGGCAAGGCACCAGCGAGCTGGCTGTATGTCGAGCGCGATGGCAAACGCTATCGACGCGAGACGAATACCATGCCGCAGTGGGCTGGATCGTGCTGGTATTATCTGCGCTTTATCGATCCGCGTAACGATCATGCTCTCTGCGATCCACAGAAAGAACAAGCCTGGATGCCAGTCGATCTGTATGTCGGCGGAGCGGAACATGCTGTGTTGCACCTGCTGTACGCGCGCTTCTGGCATAAAGTTCTTTTCGACCGTGGCTACGTCAGCACGCCAGAACCGTTCCGCAAGTTGGTTAATCAAGGAATGATTTTAGGCGAAGTCGAGTATACCGCGTACCAGGTGGATGGCCGATGGATTCAACCCAATCAAGTTCGCCGAGATGACCAGACAGGTGAACTGCGTTGCGCGCAGTCCGGCGGTCTAGTTCGGTCGGTTCAGCTCCAAGAATCTCAGGTTACAAAACAGGGCGACGGCTTTGTCTTGGCTGAGCAAACCGATATTCGCGTCGAGAGTCGTGCACACAAAATGTCCAAGAGTCGAGGGAACGTAGTCAATCCAGATGAGATTGTCCGCGAGTACGGAGCCGATTCGCTGCGATTGTATGAAATGTTTATGGGGCCGCTGGAGTCAACCAAACCGTGGAGCATGGCGGGCGTGAGCGGTGTTCGTAATTTCTTGGATCGCGTGTGGAGAATGTTCGTCGACCAGCGCCGCGAATCCGTTGAACTTTCCGAGAATATTCAGGACTTGTCGGCTACCGACCAGCAAAATCAGGTGCTCCACAAGACAATTGCAGCCGTCACCCAAGACATCGAGTCGATGAGTTTTAATACGGCGATCGCGCGACTGATGGAGTTCGTCAATTTTTTCACCAAAGAACAGCTGCGTCCGCGTGCGGCGATGTGCGAGTTCACCAAGCTGCTGTCGCCGTTTGCTCCGCATTTAGCCGAAGAGTTGTGGCAGTTGCTGGGGCACCAACCATCACTGGCGTATGAGCCGTGGCCACAGTTCAATCCTCAATGGACACGGGCCGCCGAAGTCGAAATTCCACTACAAATCAATGGTAAGCTGCGAGCCAGAATTACCGTGCCCTCGGAGTGCTCACAGACTGAATTGGAGAAGTTGGCCATGGAAGATCCGCGTATTCAGGAACTCGTCAGCGGTAAACAGATCGTCAAAGTCGTGGTCGTCCCTGGGCGACTCGTGAATGTTGTGGTTCGATGA
- the rimO gene encoding 30S ribosomal protein S12 methylthiotransferase RimO, translating to MAIRLPVVETPNAASANAAQNPVGDRQCLGRYAFVSLGCPKNTVDSERMLGQLHRQGYDLVANPEEAEFVVINTCGFIDRARQESMEAIDQMLQLKRDGKIRGVIVSGCLAEREREALLEARPEIDSLVGVFSRDDVTLMAARVMDGLDEQRTVFRPAPIRALDDTHRLRITPPHFAYLKISEGCDRLCTFCAIPKMRGKHASKPLENIIDEATELARSGVRELIVVAQDTTYYGRDLYGENRLSQLLERLSAIDDIQWIRLMYFYPMYIDDRLLDVMADSPKILPYIDMPLQHINGEMLRRMSRRVSPEATRELITKMRERIDDLVIRTTFITGFPGETQEHVDELAEFLQQSKFERLGVFTYSLEPDTPAAKLPGHVDEQVKLARQQQLMQVQQQVAFAWAKRQVGRAVEVIVDKELDKSKNVWLARSPADAPDVDALVYLTGSPRTPLYAGALVPCEIVGHQQYDLIAAAIGQPR from the coding sequence ATGGCAATCAGATTACCCGTCGTAGAAACGCCGAATGCAGCTTCGGCAAACGCTGCGCAGAACCCTGTCGGGGATCGGCAGTGTCTGGGGCGATATGCTTTCGTTAGCTTGGGCTGTCCGAAGAACACCGTTGACAGTGAGCGCATGTTGGGGCAGCTGCACCGCCAAGGCTATGACTTGGTGGCCAACCCGGAAGAGGCAGAGTTTGTAGTGATCAACACCTGTGGCTTCATCGATCGGGCTCGACAAGAGTCGATGGAAGCCATCGATCAAATGCTGCAGCTTAAGCGGGATGGCAAGATCCGTGGAGTGATTGTCTCTGGCTGTCTGGCAGAGCGTGAGCGTGAAGCGCTGCTCGAAGCACGTCCCGAAATCGACTCCCTGGTCGGGGTTTTCTCCCGTGATGACGTGACGCTGATGGCCGCCCGCGTAATGGACGGATTGGACGAACAGCGCACCGTCTTTCGACCGGCTCCCATTCGCGCGCTGGACGATACCCACCGCCTACGGATCACTCCGCCTCACTTTGCCTATCTAAAGATTTCTGAGGGCTGTGATCGACTGTGCACTTTTTGCGCGATACCCAAAATGCGCGGCAAACATGCCAGCAAGCCGCTAGAGAATATTATTGACGAAGCCACCGAGCTGGCCAGATCTGGTGTCCGCGAGCTGATCGTTGTGGCCCAAGATACCACCTACTACGGCCGCGATCTGTATGGTGAAAACAGATTGTCGCAGTTGCTTGAACGGCTGAGCGCGATCGACGACATCCAGTGGATTCGGCTGATGTATTTCTATCCGATGTACATCGACGATCGTTTGCTCGATGTGATGGCAGACTCGCCGAAAATCCTGCCTTATATCGATATGCCACTGCAACATATTAACGGTGAAATGTTGCGACGCATGTCACGACGCGTTTCCCCTGAGGCAACTCGCGAGCTTATCACCAAAATGCGTGAGCGGATTGATGATCTGGTAATTCGTACCACCTTCATTACGGGCTTTCCAGGCGAAACGCAGGAGCACGTAGACGAACTGGCCGAATTCTTGCAGCAGTCGAAATTCGAGCGATTGGGCGTGTTCACTTATTCACTAGAGCCCGATACACCGGCGGCGAAGCTGCCAGGGCACGTTGATGAACAGGTCAAACTGGCCCGACAGCAGCAGCTTATGCAGGTCCAGCAGCAGGTCGCATTTGCTTGGGCTAAGCGACAGGTGGGCCGTGCCGTGGAAGTGATTGTTGACAAGGAACTTGACAAGTCGAAGAACGTGTGGCTAGCACGCAGTCCGGCTGACGCGCCAGACGTTGACGCTCTGGTCTATCTGACCGGATCGCCTCGCACGCCGCTATACGCCGGAGCGCTGGTGCCTTGCGAAATCGTGGGGCATCAGCAATATGACTTAATTGCAGCAGCGATTGGCCAGCCACGGTAG
- a CDS encoding (Fe-S)-binding protein, giving the protein MRVALFIPCYIDQFYPQVGLAMVDVLSRFADVELCYPEQQTCCGQPMANTGCVDDTRPLAERFVEIFAPYDHVVAPSGSCVSMVKHHYEGLLPQSSEYHSLKSRVWELCEFLTDILHVQSMPHAFPYRVGLHSSCHGLRELRLDGCSERVGAQPSKVRHLLEKVPGIELVQLQRADECCGFGGTFAVAEEAVSVMMGRDRIDDHLQAGAQVITATDVSCLMHLEGLIRRARQPVKVLHVAQIFAGAKLDGV; this is encoded by the coding sequence ATGCGAGTCGCGCTGTTCATTCCCTGTTATATCGATCAGTTCTATCCTCAAGTCGGCCTGGCGATGGTTGACGTACTTAGTCGCTTCGCGGATGTCGAGTTATGCTACCCCGAGCAGCAGACGTGCTGTGGGCAACCGATGGCCAATACCGGCTGCGTCGATGACACACGCCCATTGGCCGAACGATTTGTGGAAATTTTCGCTCCTTACGACCATGTTGTTGCGCCGTCTGGCAGCTGCGTGTCGATGGTCAAGCATCACTACGAAGGTCTATTGCCGCAAAGTTCTGAATACCACTCGCTTAAAAGTCGCGTATGGGAGCTTTGCGAATTCTTGACGGACATTTTGCATGTCCAGTCAATGCCACATGCGTTTCCCTATCGCGTCGGACTGCACAGCAGTTGCCATGGGCTACGCGAACTGCGTCTAGATGGCTGCTCGGAGCGCGTCGGTGCGCAACCCAGCAAAGTTCGCCATTTGCTGGAGAAGGTTCCCGGTATTGAATTGGTTCAGCTTCAGCGAGCTGATGAATGTTGTGGCTTTGGCGGTACATTTGCTGTGGCGGAGGAAGCGGTATCGGTCATGATGGGCCGAGATCGGATCGACGATCATTTGCAGGCCGGGGCGCAGGTGATTACGGCTACCGATGTAAGCTGCCTGATGCACCTGGAGGGCCTGATTCGTCGAGCCAGGCAGCCGGTGAAGGTGCTGCACGTTGCGCAAATTTTTGCTGGTGCCAAACTAGACGGCGTCTAG
- a CDS encoding PilZ domain-containing protein translates to MSTSTSEELRCSTRIGVRTPVVLYEKLKTGGLRRSRAWTDDLSMVGARIVTEKPLESKELFLRIMLPDLKDQLIQCQVVREHQQVVHSLRNSRLDLERSCYGVQFLGLADQSVLDTIEAADNLALGR, encoded by the coding sequence ATGTCTACCAGTACCAGTGAAGAACTTCGTTGCTCAACTCGCATTGGCGTGCGGACACCGGTGGTCCTCTACGAAAAACTGAAGACAGGAGGACTTCGTCGAAGCCGTGCCTGGACTGACGATTTGTCGATGGTTGGAGCAAGAATCGTTACCGAAAAACCTCTAGAAAGCAAAGAGCTGTTTTTACGGATCATGCTTCCTGATCTCAAGGATCAGCTTATTCAATGCCAAGTCGTACGCGAGCATCAGCAAGTGGTTCACAGCCTAAGGAATAGTCGGCTCGATCTAGAACGTTCGTGCTACGGAGTTCAATTCTTGGGTCTAGCTGACCAGAGCGTTCTAGACACGATTGAAGCCGCTGACAATCTGGCTCTGGGCCGCTAA